From the Bacillus tuaregi genome, one window contains:
- a CDS encoding peptidylprolyl isomerase, which translates to MTSCGTQAENEQSAENKERNDYSSEVAENPIVTITMENDEKIVLELEPKVAPNTVANFISLVEQGYYDGLIFHRVIPDFMIQGGDPEGTGTGGPGYTIAGEFTSNGFENNLTHERGVISMARTGDPDSAGSQFFIMTKESPHLDGEYTAFGKVIEGMETVDKIVSAERNSADKPLEDQKMKSVTVDTKSYDYPDPVKQ; encoded by the coding sequence ATGACTAGCTGCGGAACTCAAGCAGAGAATGAACAATCGGCCGAAAATAAGGAAAGAAACGATTATTCATCAGAGGTTGCGGAAAATCCTATTGTGACCATAACGATGGAAAACGACGAAAAGATCGTACTAGAATTGGAGCCAAAGGTTGCGCCCAATACGGTTGCCAATTTTATTTCTTTGGTGGAGCAGGGCTATTATGATGGACTGATTTTCCATCGCGTCATCCCTGATTTTATGATTCAAGGGGGAGACCCGGAAGGTACTGGTACAGGTGGACCTGGTTATACCATTGCAGGAGAATTTACCTCAAACGGATTTGAAAACAACCTAACGCATGAACGCGGAGTGATTAGCATGGCGCGGACTGGTGATCCTGATTCGGCTGGATCGCAATTTTTCATCATGACGAAGGAATCGCCGCATCTTGATGGTGAATATACCGCTTTTGGTAAAGTGATTGAGGGAATGGAAACAGTTGATAAAATTGTTTCAGCTGAGCGAAACAGTGCGGACAAGCCATTAGAGGATCAGAAAATGAAATCCGTAACAGTGGATACAAAGAGTTATGATTATCCTGATCCAGTAAAGCAATAA